One stretch of Armigeres subalbatus isolate Guangzhou_Male chromosome 2, GZ_Asu_2, whole genome shotgun sequence DNA includes these proteins:
- the LOC134218220 gene encoding myoglobin-like translates to MDDTGLTAKQKITLISAWGLIKQEIVLHSRNIMFLLFREHPHYLPYFDFNANATHPSLADNESFHLHALMVLNTIGTLIENDLKDPPVFRDRLFRLAESHKARGVMAVDIELFSEIMIAYLVEVLGHQAANSLSEALTRLFEQFGEAFGIQD, encoded by the exons ATGGACGATACAGGCTTAACCGCGAAGCAAAAAATAACCCTTATCTCTGCGTGGGGTTTGATAAAGCAAGAAATCGTTCTTCACAGCCGAAACATCATGTTTCT CCTTTTCCGCGAACATCCTCACTACCTCCCCTACTTCGACTTCAACGCGAACGCCACGCATCCCAGCCTGGCGGACAATGAAAGTTTTCACTTGCATGCTTTGATGGTGCTGAATACCATCGGCACGCTGATTGAAAACGATCTCAAGGACCCGCCAGTTTTCCGAGACAGATTATTCCGTCTGGCCGAATCACATAAAGCTCGTGGAGTGATGGCAGTGGACATTGAACTGTTTAGCGAAATAATGATTGCCTACCTCGTGGAAGTGTTGGGTCACCAAGCAGCCAACTCGCTTTCGGAGGCCCTGACCAGGCTGTTCGAACAGTTCGGTGAAGCATTCGGCATTCAGGATTGA